In Pseudomonas deceptionensis, a single window of DNA contains:
- the nfuA gene encoding Fe-S biogenesis protein NfuA, whose product MSAITITDAAHDYLADLLSKQNTPGIGIRVFITQPGTQYAETCIAYCKPAEVKSEDTAIGLKSFTAWIDSFSEPFLDDAVVDYATDRMGGQLTIKAPNAKVPMVNADSPINERINYYLQTEINPGLASHGGQVSLIEVVEDGIAVLKFGGGCQGCGQADVTLREGIERTLLERVPELKGVRDVTDHSQKENAYY is encoded by the coding sequence TGGCTGATCTGCTGTCCAAGCAGAACACCCCGGGTATCGGTATCCGCGTCTTTATCACCCAACCCGGTACCCAGTACGCCGAAACCTGCATTGCTTACTGCAAGCCGGCGGAAGTTAAATCTGAAGACACAGCCATTGGCCTGAAAAGCTTCACGGCCTGGATCGATTCGTTCAGCGAACCCTTCCTGGACGACGCCGTGGTGGACTACGCCACTGATCGCATGGGTGGTCAGTTGACCATCAAGGCGCCCAACGCCAAAGTGCCGATGGTCAACGCTGATAGCCCGATCAACGAACGCATCAACTACTACCTGCAAACCGAGATCAACCCCGGTTTGGCCAGCCACGGCGGTCAGGTGAGCCTGATTGAAGTGGTTGAAGACGGTATTGCGGTGCTCAAGTTCGGTGGCGGTTGCCAGGGCTGCGGCCAGGCGGACGTGACCTTGCGTGAAGGCATCGAGCGCACCCTGCTTGAGCGTGTGCCGGAGCTCAAGGGCGTACGTGACGTGACCGACCACTCGCAGAAAGAAAACGCCTACTACTGA
- the cobM gene encoding precorrin-4 C(11)-methyltransferase: MTVYFIGAGPGDPELITVKGQRLIRSCPVIIYAGSLVPAAVLEGHQAQQVVNSAELHLEQIIALIKAADANGQDVARVHSGDPSLYGAIGEQIRCLRELGIAFEIIPGVTATAACAAILGAELTLPDISQTVILTRYAEKTVMPAGEELASLAKHKATMAIHLGVKNLENIVAELTPHYGIDCPIAVIHRASWPDQDWVVGTLADITQKVQAKGFKRTALILVGRVLASDNFADSSLYRAGHAHLYRP; the protein is encoded by the coding sequence ATGACTGTTTATTTCATCGGCGCCGGGCCCGGCGATCCAGAGCTGATTACCGTAAAGGGCCAGCGCCTGATTCGCAGCTGCCCGGTGATTATTTACGCCGGTTCCCTGGTCCCGGCGGCGGTACTGGAAGGTCATCAGGCACAACAGGTGGTTAACAGCGCCGAACTGCACCTTGAACAAATCATCGCGCTGATCAAGGCGGCCGATGCCAACGGTCAGGATGTGGCCCGCGTGCATTCCGGCGATCCGAGCCTGTATGGGGCCATTGGCGAGCAAATTCGTTGTTTGCGCGAGTTGGGCATCGCCTTTGAAATCATTCCGGGGGTGACTGCCACGGCGGCCTGCGCGGCCATTTTGGGCGCTGAGCTGACCTTGCCCGACATCTCGCAAACGGTGATTTTGACCCGTTACGCAGAAAAAACCGTCATGCCGGCCGGAGAAGAACTGGCCAGCCTGGCGAAGCACAAGGCGACCATGGCCATTCACCTGGGGGTCAAAAACCTTGAGAACATCGTTGCCGAGCTGACCCCGCACTACGGCATCGATTGCCCGATTGCGGTGATTCACCGTGCCAGCTGGCCGGATCAGGACTGGGTGGTCGGCACCTTGGCGGACATCACGCAGAAGGTTCAGGCCAAAGGTTTCAAGCGCACGGCCTTGATCCTGGTGGGCCGGGTGCTGGCCAGCGACAATTTTGCGGATTCGTCGCTGTATCGGGCGGGGCATGCGCATTTGTATCGCCCATAA
- a CDS encoding cobalamin biosynthesis protein: MTITGTAPILVIGLGCRQGCSAEELLSLIEGSLARAGIALSAVRALASIDLKRQEPGLLQLAAQLNVGFEVFSAGQLAPYAPQLSHRSDIAFEQTGCLGIAESAALALAEQLGGAPADLLITRQKSPVATFALACVMQKPR; this comes from the coding sequence ATGACCATAACCGGCACCGCGCCAATCCTGGTGATTGGCCTGGGCTGCCGCCAGGGGTGCAGCGCTGAAGAGCTTTTGAGTTTGATCGAGGGCTCTCTGGCCCGGGCCGGGATCGCACTGAGTGCGGTCCGCGCCCTGGCAAGTATTGACCTCAAACGCCAGGAACCCGGCCTGCTGCAGTTGGCAGCACAGCTGAATGTGGGGTTTGAGGTGTTCAGTGCAGGGCAACTTGCCCCATATGCACCGCAACTGAGTCACCGTTCGGATATTGCGTTCGAGCAAACCGGTTGTCTTGGCATTGCCGAGAGTGCCGCATTGGCGCTGGCCGAACAGCTCGGCGGTGCGCCGGCTGACCTGCTGATCACGCGACAAAAATCGCCCGTTGCCACCTTTGCGTTGGCCTGCGTCATGCAAAAACCGCGATAA
- a CDS encoding CbtA family protein: protein MIKRIAQTAGFTGLLAALLLTVLQSLWVSPLILQAETYEKPATSEVHEHADMAMPAHEHDAEAWEPEDGWQRVLSTTGGNLVVAVGFALMLAGLYTLRAPTRTSQGLLWGLAGYAVFCLAPTLGLPPELPGTAAADLLQRQIWWVTTAASTAVAIALLVFGKHWALKVLGVAIVVVPHIFGAPQPLVHSSLAPEALESQFKIASQLTNLVFWLALGAISAWLFRRKSEGQYSA from the coding sequence ATGATTAAGCGTATTGCTCAAACCGCAGGCTTCACCGGCTTGCTGGCCGCCCTGCTGCTGACCGTGCTGCAAAGCCTGTGGGTGTCCCCATTGATTTTGCAGGCCGAAACCTACGAAAAACCGGCTACCTCCGAAGTGCACGAGCATGCCGACATGGCGATGCCTGCCCACGAGCATGATGCCGAAGCCTGGGAGCCGGAAGATGGCTGGCAGCGTGTGCTGTCCACCACGGGCGGCAACCTGGTGGTAGCGGTCGGTTTCGCCCTGATGCTGGCGGGCTTGTACACCTTGCGTGCCCCGACCCGCACTTCCCAGGGCCTGCTCTGGGGCCTGGCCGGTTATGCCGTGTTCTGCCTGGCGCCAACCCTGGGCTTGCCGCCTGAACTGCCGGGCACTGCCGCGGCTGACTTGCTGCAGCGCCAAATCTGGTGGGTCACCACCGCGGCCTCGACCGCAGTGGCAATCGCATTGCTGGTGTTCGGCAAGCATTGGGCACTCAAGGTGCTGGGCGTGGCGATTGTGGTGGTGCCGCATATTTTTGGCGCACCTCAGCCACTGGTGCATTCCAGCCTGGCACCCGAAGCACTGGAGTCGCAGTTCAAGATTGCCTCGCAACTGACCAACCTGGTTTTTTGGCTGGCACTGGGCGCGATCAGCGCCTGGCTGTTCCGCCGCAAGTCTGAAGGCCAGTACTCGGCATGA
- a CDS encoding CbtB domain-containing protein — MSISTSRTHSAATTATQSQRIVAAVGAAVLGAFLVYFAGFSHIDAVHNAAHDTRHSSAFPCH; from the coding sequence ATGTCCATCAGCACCAGCCGTACCCATTCCGCCGCAACCACCGCAACCCAAAGTCAACGTATTGTGGCCGCTGTCGGCGCTGCTGTGCTGGGGGCTTTTCTCGTCTACTTCGCCGGTTTCTCCCACATCGATGCGGTGCATAACGCGGCCCATGACACCCGTCACAGCTCCGCCTTCCCGTGCCATTGA
- a CDS encoding response regulator, with amino-acid sequence MPATPSTILVVEDDAIVRMLIVDVLQELEFSVLEADGSERALELLEDKSQHIDLLMTDVGLPGMDGRALASKARELRDRLPILFASGYAENLDVAEGMAVIGKPFSIEQLRSKVTSMLTA; translated from the coding sequence ATGCCCGCAACACCCTCCACCATCCTTGTGGTCGAAGACGACGCCATTGTCCGGATGTTGATCGTAGACGTACTGCAAGAACTGGAGTTCAGCGTACTTGAAGCCGACGGCAGCGAGCGCGCCCTGGAACTGCTTGAGGACAAGAGCCAGCACATTGACCTGTTGATGACTGACGTCGGGCTGCCGGGCATGGACGGCCGGGCACTGGCCAGCAAGGCCCGCGAGTTGCGCGACCGGCTGCCGATCCTGTTTGCCAGCGGCTACGCCGAAAACCTCGATGTGGCAGAAGGCATGGCGGTGATCGGCAAGCCCTTCTCCATTGAGCAGTTGCGCAGCAAGGTCACCAGCATGCTGACGGCCTGA
- a CDS encoding response regulator — MNSPASIDERSFRKLLSRNVGLPLAVGVLSAVLFVVMISYLLSVIKWVEHSDRVINNANEAMKLTVDLETGMRGFLITGDERFLDPYAVAKPKITAQLQSLQALVSDNPQQVDRLKRLEALQNEWNAYAQSMVEARAQNGDYRAAVQAGRGKRLTDEIRTQYDDFIQMEQQLRVARNDDVSRTTVLSIGLYLLFVLGLSGFLAYIGRRDLIELSKSYNSNFESQIKTAQRLEQQAWLRNGQTELAEQVLGRLSLHTLGRNILQFCAQYLGSVVAAVYVREDHGGLTRVASYGFSREQEALGQFIHNDEGMVGQAAQQDQLIRLDNVPQDYFIKVSSGLGEGSPRSVLVVPTSDDERVNGVIELGFLRPLEDRDVELFELIADNIGMSIEAARYRQRLQEVLAETQQLNEQLQVQQEELKTANEELEEQSRILKESQTSLETQQAELEQTNEELAGQRDAMDRKNTQLNQVQVQLEERAEELLRSSKYKSEFLANMSHELRTPLNSSLILAKLLSENPQQNLTSEQVKFAESIYSAGNDLLNLINDILDISKVEAGKLEVRPENTSVTRVVEGLRSMFQPLAGEKALGFEVQVQPGTPPMIYTDSQRLEQILKNLLSNAIKFTERGQVSLTVLRQPGEGIAFTVSDSGIGISAEQQDSIFEAFRQADGTTNRRYGGTGLGLSISRDLATLLGGSISVSSEPGQGSIFTLILPEEYVEQAGEPAPTPLGAAPRVAPVVPKARPLLEVVAPVEIPRFMDDREQAPFATRCILVIEDEPNFARILFDLAHELGYRCLVAHGADEGFSLASQFIPDAILLDMRLPDHSGLTVLQRLKALAPTRHIPVHVISVEDRVEAAMHMGAVGYAVKPTTREELKNVFARLEAKLTQKVKRVLLVEDDDLQRDSIARLIGDEDIEITAVGFAQEALDLLRSNIYDCMIIDLKLPDMLGGDLLKRMSTEDICSFPPVIVYTGRNLTRDEEAELRKYSRSIIIKGARSPERLLDEVTLFLHKVESQLSHERQTMLKTARSRDKVFEGRKILLVDDDVRNIFALTSALEQKGAIVVIGRNGREAIERLNEVEDIDLVLMDVMMPEMDGYEATVEIRKNPRWRKLPIIAVTAKAMKDDQERCLQAGSNDYLAKPIDLDRLFSLIRVWLPKMERL; from the coding sequence ATGAACTCACCTGCATCTATTGATGAGCGAAGCTTTCGCAAGCTCCTGAGTCGCAACGTCGGCTTGCCACTGGCCGTTGGCGTGCTCAGTGCTGTGCTTTTCGTGGTGATGATCAGCTATTTGCTGTCGGTGATTAAGTGGGTCGAGCACAGCGACCGGGTGATCAATAACGCCAACGAAGCGATGAAGTTGACGGTTGATCTTGAAACCGGCATGCGCGGTTTTTTGATCACCGGCGATGAGCGATTTCTGGACCCCTATGCCGTGGCCAAACCGAAAATCACGGCTCAGTTGCAGAGTTTGCAGGCCCTCGTCAGCGACAACCCGCAGCAGGTCGATCGCCTGAAGCGCCTTGAGGCGCTGCAGAACGAGTGGAATGCCTACGCCCAGTCGATGGTCGAAGCCCGCGCCCAGAACGGTGACTACCGTGCAGCTGTGCAGGCTGGCCGTGGCAAGCGCCTGACCGATGAGATTCGCACGCAATACGACGACTTCATCCAGATGGAGCAACAACTGCGGGTCGCCCGCAATGATGATGTCAGCCGTACGACGGTTCTCAGTATTGGCCTGTACCTGTTGTTCGTTTTGGGCCTGAGCGGCTTTCTGGCCTATATAGGTCGTCGTGATTTAATCGAATTATCAAAGAGTTACAACAGTAACTTCGAGTCACAAATCAAGACGGCGCAGCGACTGGAGCAACAGGCGTGGTTGCGCAACGGGCAGACCGAACTGGCCGAGCAGGTGCTGGGGCGCCTGTCGCTCCATACCCTGGGGCGCAATATCCTGCAGTTCTGCGCCCAGTACCTGGGGTCGGTGGTGGCGGCTGTTTATGTGCGTGAAGACCACGGCGGCCTGACGCGCGTGGCCAGTTATGGGTTTTCCCGGGAACAGGAAGCCCTGGGCCAGTTCATTCACAATGACGAAGGCATGGTGGGGCAGGCCGCACAGCAGGATCAGTTGATTCGCCTGGACAACGTGCCGCAGGACTACTTCATCAAGGTCAGTTCCGGGCTGGGCGAAGGCAGCCCGCGCAGCGTGCTGGTGGTGCCTACCAGTGATGACGAACGGGTCAACGGGGTCATTGAACTGGGCTTCCTCAGGCCTCTGGAGGACCGTGATGTCGAGCTGTTCGAATTGATTGCCGACAATATCGGCATGTCGATCGAGGCGGCCCGTTACCGTCAGCGTCTGCAAGAAGTGCTGGCCGAGACCCAGCAGCTCAATGAGCAGCTGCAAGTGCAGCAGGAAGAACTCAAAACCGCCAACGAAGAACTCGAAGAGCAGTCGCGCATCCTCAAAGAGTCGCAGACTAGCCTTGAAACCCAGCAGGCAGAGCTGGAGCAGACCAACGAAGAGCTGGCCGGCCAGCGTGACGCCATGGACCGCAAGAACACCCAGCTCAATCAGGTGCAAGTGCAACTTGAGGAGCGTGCCGAGGAACTGCTGCGCTCCAGCAAGTACAAATCTGAATTCCTGGCCAACATGTCTCATGAGCTGCGCACACCGCTGAACAGCTCTCTGATTTTGGCCAAATTGCTGTCCGAAAACCCGCAGCAGAACCTCACCTCGGAGCAGGTCAAGTTTGCCGAGTCGATCTACTCGGCCGGCAATGACTTGCTCAACCTCATCAACGACATTCTGGATATCTCCAAGGTCGAGGCGGGCAAGCTTGAAGTGCGCCCCGAGAACACCAGCGTGACGCGAGTGGTCGAGGGCCTGCGCAGCATGTTCCAGCCGCTGGCGGGAGAAAAGGCACTGGGGTTTGAGGTGCAGGTGCAGCCAGGCACGCCGCCGATGATCTACACCGATAGCCAGCGCCTGGAGCAGATCCTGAAAAACCTGCTGTCCAACGCCATCAAGTTCACTGAAAGAGGTCAGGTCAGCCTGACCGTGTTGCGTCAGCCGGGCGAAGGGATTGCCTTCACGGTCAGCGACTCGGGCATCGGTATTTCTGCCGAGCAACAGGACAGCATCTTCGAAGCGTTCCGCCAGGCTGATGGCACCACCAACCGCCGCTATGGCGGCACGGGCCTGGGCTTGTCGATCTCCCGTGATCTGGCAACGCTGCTCGGTGGTTCGATCAGCGTCAGCAGTGAACCGGGGCAGGGCAGCATCTTCACTCTGATCCTGCCTGAAGAATATGTGGAGCAGGCCGGGGAGCCTGCACCCACCCCGCTTGGCGCCGCGCCACGGGTCGCACCGGTGGTGCCCAAGGCCCGGCCGCTGCTTGAGGTGGTGGCTCCGGTCGAGATCCCGCGCTTCATGGATGACCGTGAACAGGCACCGTTTGCCACGCGCTGCATTCTGGTGATCGAGGATGAGCCAAACTTTGCGCGCATCCTCTTCGATCTTGCCCATGAACTGGGCTATCGCTGCCTGGTTGCCCACGGGGCGGATGAAGGTTTCAGCCTGGCGTCACAGTTCATTCCTGACGCGATCCTGCTGGACATGCGCTTGCCGGATCACTCGGGGCTGACCGTGTTGCAGCGTCTCAAGGCCCTGGCGCCCACCCGGCATATTCCGGTGCACGTCATTTCTGTCGAGGACCGTGTCGAAGCGGCCATGCATATGGGCGCGGTGGGCTATGCCGTGAAGCCGACCACCCGCGAAGAACTGAAAAACGTGTTCGCCCGGCTTGAAGCCAAGCTGACGCAGAAGGTCAAACGGGTGCTGCTGGTTGAAGACGATGACCTGCAGCGCGACAGCATTGCCCGCCTGATCGGCGACGAAGACATTGAAATCACCGCAGTCGGTTTTGCTCAGGAGGCACTCGACCTGCTGCGCAGCAATATTTACGACTGCATGATCATCGACCTCAAGCTGCCGGACATGCTGGGCGGTGACTTGCTCAAGCGCATGTCCACCGAAGACATCTGTTCGTTCCCGCCGGTGATCGTCTACACCGGGCGCAACCTGACCCGCGATGAAGAGGCCGAGCTGCGCAAGTATTCGCGCTCGATCATCATCAAGGGCGCGCGTTCCCCGGAGCGCTTGCTCGATGAAGTGACATTATTTCTGCACAAAGTTGAATCTCAGTTGTCCCATGAGCGGCAAACGATGCTCAAGACCGCCCGCAGCCGCGACAAGGTCTTCGAGGGGCGCAAGATTTTGCTGGTGGATGACGATGTTCGAAACATCTTTGCCCTGACCAGTGCCCTGGAGCAAAAGGGCGCCATTGTGGTCATTGGCCGTAATGGCCGCGAAGCCATCGAGCGCCTGAATGAAGTGGAAGATATCGACCTGGTATTGATGGACGTGATGATGCCTGAGATGGATGGCTACGAAGCCACCGTTGAAATTCGCAAGAACCCGCGCTGGCGCAAGCTGCCCATCATTGCGGTCACTGCCAAGGCCATGAAGGACGATCAGGAGCGCTGCCTGCAGGCGGGCTCCAACGATTACCTGGCCAAACCGATTGACCTGGACCGACTGTTTTCGTTGATCCGGGTCTGGCTACCGAAAATGGAACGACTCTAA
- a CDS encoding CheR family methyltransferase — MHRNTDIELRLLIEAIYLKYSYDFRDYAGASIKRRVNHALRQLDCKTISALQERILHDPTAFMQLLQYLTIPVSEMFRDPEHFLAIRQEVVPILKTYPSLKIWIAGCSTGEEVYSMAILLREEGLLDRTIIYATDINPRSLEKAKQGIFSLENIRAYTHNYQKSGGQRSFADYYTAAYDYAIFDKTLRENVTFADHSLATDSVFSETNLISCRNVLIYFNKSLQNRAFGLFHESLCHRGFLMLGSKETLDFSDYSKQFTPLLKQERIYRKL, encoded by the coding sequence GTGCACCGAAACACCGACATCGAGCTACGGCTGCTGATCGAAGCGATCTACCTCAAGTACAGCTATGATTTTCGCGATTACGCCGGCGCTTCGATCAAGCGCCGGGTCAATCATGCGCTGCGCCAGCTTGACTGCAAGACCATCTCGGCCTTGCAGGAGCGGATCCTGCACGACCCTACGGCCTTCATGCAGTTGTTGCAGTACCTGACGATTCCGGTGAGCGAGATGTTTCGCGACCCGGAACATTTCCTGGCCATTCGCCAGGAGGTGGTGCCCATCCTCAAGACCTACCCTTCGCTGAAGATCTGGATTGCAGGTTGCAGCACCGGCGAGGAGGTCTACTCTATGGCCATCCTGCTGCGCGAAGAGGGCCTGCTCGATCGCACGATCATCTACGCGACTGACATCAACCCGCGCTCCCTGGAAAAAGCCAAGCAGGGGATCTTCTCCCTGGAGAACATTCGCGCCTATACCCACAACTATCAGAAGTCCGGGGGGCAGCGCTCGTTTGCCGATTACTACACCGCGGCCTACGACTACGCGATCTTTGACAAGACCCTGCGTGAGAACGTGACCTTCGCCGATCACAGCCTGGCGACCGATAGCGTGTTCTCTGAAACTAATTTAATTTCGTGCCGTAACGTACTGATTTACTTCAATAAAAGTCTTCAAAACAGGGCGTTTGGGTTGTTCCATGAGTCGCTGTGCCATCGGGGGTTCCTGATGCTGGGCAGCAAAGAGACCCTGGACTTTTCGGACTACAGCAAACAGTTCACGCCCTTGCTCAAGCAAGAGCGGATCTACCGCAAGCTATGA
- a CDS encoding chemotaxis protein CheB yields the protein MAHRRPVEAVVIGASAGGVEALLTIFSGLKPGFRLPIIVVLHLPDARRSQLAEVFARRLALPVKEVDDKEPIVPGTLYFAAPGYHVSVEHDYSFSLSREERVHYSRPSIDYLFESAADVYQQRLAAILLTGANQDGAQGLKTVKQQGGLTIIQDPDEALVSTMPRAALELFQPDCILPLRGIGRLLVELEHIECY from the coding sequence ATGGCTCACCGGCGCCCTGTAGAGGCGGTGGTGATCGGCGCTTCTGCGGGCGGTGTCGAAGCCTTGTTGACCATTTTTTCCGGGCTCAAGCCCGGCTTCCGGCTGCCGATCATCGTGGTCCTGCACTTGCCGGACGCGCGTCGCAGCCAGTTGGCCGAGGTGTTTGCCCGGCGTCTGGCGTTGCCGGTCAAGGAAGTCGATGACAAGGAGCCGATTGTGCCGGGCACGCTGTACTTTGCCGCCCCCGGCTATCACGTCTCGGTGGAGCACGATTACAGTTTTTCCTTGAGTCGGGAGGAGCGGGTGCATTACTCGCGCCCTTCGATTGATTACCTTTTTGAGTCCGCGGCCGATGTGTACCAACAGCGTCTGGCCGCGATTTTACTGACGGGCGCCAATCAGGATGGTGCTCAGGGGCTGAAGACGGTCAAGCAGCAAGGCGGTTTGACCATCATCCAGGACCCTGACGAAGCCTTGGTTTCGACCATGCCGCGCGCGGCACTGGAGCTTTTCCAACCGGATTGCATCCTTCCCCTTCGCGGCATCGGCCGTCTGCTAGTCGAGCTGGAACATATCGAATGCTACTAA
- a CDS encoding hybrid sensor histidine kinase/response regulator: MLLSDIQAKLLIVDDLPENLLALEALIKREDRIVYKALSADEALSLLLQHEFAMAILDVQMPGMNGFELAELMRGTAKTKNIPIVFVSAAGREMNYAFKGYESGAVDFLHKPLDIHAVKSKVNVFVELYRQSKAMKQQVEALEQSRREQETLLAQLQLTQVELEHAVRMRDDFMSIVSHEVRTPLNGLILETQLRKMHLARDNAAAFTMDKMHAMVERDERQIQSLIRLIEDMLDVSRIRTGKLSIRPAQFDLTQTVAQLIQSFAAQISAAQSTVNFNPGPPVVGQWDEFRIEQVISNLLTNALRYGAKKPIDVSVYIDGDHAVIDVRDQGIGISKENQLRVFQQFERVSASHATAGLGLGLFISEQIVAAHSGTITVQSALGEGALFRVRLPRVQKT, translated from the coding sequence ATGCTACTAAGTGATATTCAAGCCAAGCTGCTGATCGTTGATGATCTGCCGGAAAACCTGTTGGCGCTTGAAGCGCTGATCAAACGCGAAGATCGCATCGTGTACAAGGCCTTGTCTGCGGACGAGGCGCTGTCGTTGCTGTTGCAGCATGAATTCGCCATGGCCATTCTTGACGTGCAAATGCCGGGCATGAACGGTTTTGAACTGGCCGAGCTGATGCGTGGCACGGCGAAGACCAAAAACATCCCCATCGTGTTCGTCAGTGCCGCCGGGCGCGAGATGAACTACGCCTTCAAGGGCTATGAAAGCGGCGCGGTAGACTTTTTGCACAAACCGCTGGATATCCATGCGGTCAAAAGCAAGGTCAACGTGTTCGTCGAGCTCTATCGCCAGAGCAAGGCCATGAAGCAACAGGTCGAAGCCCTGGAACAGAGCCGTCGCGAGCAGGAAACCCTGCTGGCGCAGTTGCAGTTGACCCAGGTCGAGCTGGAGCATGCGGTGCGCATGCGCGATGACTTTATGTCGATCGTCTCCCATGAAGTGCGAACCCCGCTCAACGGGCTGATCCTGGAAACCCAGTTGCGCAAGATGCACCTGGCCCGGGATAACGCCGCGGCGTTCACCATGGACAAGATGCACGCCATGGTGGAGCGCGACGAGCGCCAGATCCAGAGCCTGATCCGCCTGATCGAAGACATGCTCGACGTCTCGCGCATCCGCACTGGCAAGCTGTCGATCCGGCCGGCGCAGTTTGATCTGACCCAGACCGTGGCCCAGTTGATCCAAAGCTTCGCGGCGCAAATCAGCGCGGCGCAATCGACCGTCAACTTCAACCCGGGGCCGCCGGTGGTGGGGCAGTGGGACGAGTTCAGGATTGAGCAGGTGATTTCCAATTTGCTGACCAACGCCTTGCGTTATGGTGCAAAAAAGCCGATTGATGTGTCTGTGTATATCGACGGTGACCACGCCGTGATTGACGTGCGTGACCAGGGCATCGGGATCAGCAAAGAAAACCAGCTGCGGGTTTTCCAGCAATTTGAGCGGGTTTCAGCCAGCCATGCGACGGCAGGCCTGGGGTTGGGCCTGTTTATCTCGGAGCAGATCGTAGCCGCCCACAGCGGAACAATCACAGTGCAGAGCGCGCTGGGTGAGGGTGCCCTGTTCAGGGTTCGCCTGCCGCGGGTACAAAAGACTTAA
- a CDS encoding response regulator — translation MSEDAQDVVLIVEDDPSILMVLSAYLSSEGYRVLQAENGEQAFEILASKPHLDLMVTDFRLPGGISGVQIAEPALKLRPDLKVIFISGYPAEIRDTGSPITLTAPILAKPFDLDTLQEQIQKLLA, via the coding sequence ATGAGTGAAGATGCGCAAGATGTTGTTCTGATTGTCGAAGACGATCCTTCGATCCTGATGGTCCTTAGCGCCTACCTGTCGAGCGAGGGCTACCGGGTGTTGCAGGCCGAAAACGGCGAGCAGGCGTTCGAGATACTGGCGAGCAAGCCCCATCTGGACTTGATGGTGACTGACTTCCGCCTGCCCGGGGGGATCTCGGGGGTGCAGATTGCCGAGCCGGCGCTCAAGTTGCGGCCTGATCTGAAAGTGATTTTCATCAGTGGTTACCCGGCTGAAATCCGTGACACGGGTAGCCCGATCACCCTGACCGCGCCGATCCTGGCCAAACCGTTTGACCTCGACACCCTGCAAGAGCAGATCCAGAAGCTGCTGGCGTAA
- a CDS encoding tetratricopeptide repeat protein, with protein sequence MSQPRRYLAVSLLSAIIAAGLWYSMRPAPTVPTPTVSQRYSIALDMAHNGKPGAARVLYQQLARNDLSENRRADLHAELPNYPSPQALKLADNDLHNDSPLVREAAIRSISGLVPNAQRTLLLGPLLDDPEQRVRFAAANALLGLSPDEQGLYFGPLQQVIDEYERDLLTRPDDPQAQGQLARLYLHEGQLDDAQTALEKVTRLDPDNLKAVVARIELLDKRGKAEQARELLARQLEAHPDSAYLQHALGIWLLNHGQTEYALLGLAKAVELEPDNSDYRYKLATALHDLDQLEAAQRQLEELLQRQPANRKARVLLINYWKEAGQLQNVQVLLAQLEQQNPDDPALQQGL encoded by the coding sequence ATGTCTCAGCCTCGCCGATACCTTGCTGTAAGCCTTCTGTCTGCAATCATTGCCGCCGGCCTTTGGTATTCGATGCGCCCTGCTCCGACCGTTCCAACGCCCACGGTGAGCCAGCGTTACTCCATCGCACTCGACATGGCCCACAACGGCAAGCCCGGCGCCGCCCGGGTGCTTTACCAGCAACTGGCCCGCAATGACCTGTCAGAGAACCGGCGCGCCGACCTGCATGCCGAACTGCCCAACTACCCCAGCCCCCAGGCGCTGAAACTGGCCGACAACGACTTGCACAACGACTCACCGCTGGTACGCGAAGCTGCCATCCGCAGCATTAGCGGCCTGGTGCCCAATGCCCAGCGCACCTTGCTGCTCGGCCCCTTGCTGGATGACCCCGAGCAACGCGTGCGTTTTGCAGCAGCCAATGCCCTGCTAGGGTTGTCACCGGATGAACAGGGGCTGTACTTCGGGCCGTTGCAGCAAGTGATCGACGAGTACGAACGCGATCTCTTGACCCGTCCCGACGACCCTCAGGCCCAGGGCCAGCTCGCCCGTCTGTACCTTCACGAAGGCCAGCTGGATGACGCACAGACCGCCCTTGAAAAAGTCACCCGCCTGGACCCGGACAACCTCAAGGCTGTAGTCGCCCGCATTGAGCTGCTGGACAAGCGCGGCAAGGCCGAACAGGCACGGGAACTGCTGGCCAGGCAACTGGAAGCCCACCCGGATTCGGCCTATCTGCAACATGCATTGGGGATCTGGCTGCTCAATCACGGCCAGACGGAATACGCCCTGCTGGGGCTGGCCAAGGCCGTCGAGCTGGAACCCGACAACAGCGATTACCGTTACAAACTGGCCACGGCCCTGCATGACCTCGACCAGCTGGAAGCCGCACAACGTCAGCTCGAAGAACTGCTGCAACGCCAGCCCGCCAACCGCAAGGCACGGGTCTTGTTGATCAATTACTGGAAAGAGGCCGGGCAGTTGCAGAATGTGCAGGTGTTGCTGGCGCAACTGGAGCAACAGAACCCAGACGATCCGGCGTTGCAGCAGGGGCTGTAG